The genome window tttgcttttctttcatatatgGAAACCTCTTAATTAGGCACTGAGCTCTGAAGTTCTGCTTTTCCACTGCTAGAAGTGAGGGGCTAACTAAAGTAAGGGCAGGGaattaagtttaattttttttttgaagttgtgtCTGACTTGAGAGGTTCTTGGTAAGATATTGTGTCCAGTTAAATTGTTTAACTTGGAGTAACCTCTATCATGAGACTTCCtggtaggttttgttttgtatgtaCTGTTTCTCAAGTCTGAGTTGCATTATCTTCCTGGTATAGGAAGATGCTGTCAAGGCATGTCTTGTCAAGTCACTTAGTTGCTGGCACTGACCTGCCACTTACTGTTGAAAGCTGTAAAAGTAAGCAAGCACTATTTGGGAACCAGAAAGTTCTGCTGTTGAGATTTgctcttgttttatttaataatctCCTgactatttttttgttaaacgACTTCCTAATAATAAGGTTATTCATGCAAGCCAAGCTATAGATTTGATTGAAACCAACTGTTTATGCCTGTCTGCACATGCGATGtgagaatgaaggaaaaaatactttcatagCTTGAAATGGTAGTTATTAGATAGTTGCTGGGTAGTGGATTTTAGTTTTAACAAAGTCTGCATTTTGTCTGCCCTTTCTGCTCCTAGCATGGCTTATTACTTATATCCCACACAAATGCTAAGTAGTTTGAAACactaaaatgctgaaaattcaGTAGCTCACTGGGATTTGTGAGGATTTGGCGGTCAGTTTACTTTTTTAGCTAAATCAGTAGCATAGCAGTGGTGTTAAACAAGGCCTAATTATCACTAATTAACTCACTGCAGAAGGTCGTGCCATCCTCTTTGCATATCTTTTGTGTAGTGATGTTAATAAGTATCCTATGTCAGGGGTCTGGAAGTGTAGAATTCTTTGGAGAATGATAGCTTCTAGTCTGTAAGCTAGGATGTCTCAAGTAAGTCTGAGAACAGTAGATGACTGAATCTTAGAGTTGCTCTGCATAGTATCATCAGTGATTTGAGCTGGTGGATGTTCaacttttttccaattattGTCTTGCTGTAATAAGTAAATTGGAATCCTTGGAACTCCTTCAGTTTTCTAATTCAAAAAGCCATAATTTTTGCTCCTTTTGTAATATAAGCTGTATTTCTTGGAAATATATTGTGGCAATAATATTGCTAATATCTTTCAGTTTACGACGTCACAAGAAGAGATACTTTTGTCAAGCTGGATAACTGGTTAAATGAACTGGAAACGTACTGCACAAGGAATGACATAGTGAAAATGCTAGTTGGAAACAAGATTGATAAGGTAAACCAAATTCAACTGCAGTAAGTAGTCTGTTGATGTATTTTGTTAATAATGGATATTAATGCTATGTCTTATTATAGGAAAACCGTGAAGTTGACAGAAATGAAGGTCTCAAATTTGCAAGAAAACATTCCATGTTGTTCATAGGTATGTTACAGATATTTGCAGGGATCTTACTTGATTTTTGTTACATAATGAAAAGTACCACTTCTGTAGGTCTGATGGTCTTTAGATGTACAATCCAATTAATGTTATTTCTCAGCTGCAGTAGGTACAAAGACAATAGGtattcccatttttttaaaattctctctaAATATGTCCAGATATCTGTTCTAATTGGATGTGTATCCTGAAATTCATAATGATTAAGGGTGGAATACAGGCTCTACTGTAGTCTGACAAAACCTGttttaggtttggggttttgtctgatttcttttcccagccAACTTGCTAAATTAataacagaagcaaaatgaaagagggaaaactgGTACTAGTGGCCAGTTTTCAGTATAGCAAAGAGCTGGTACTTGACAGAAATCTGTATTAGAACTGGGGTGTAAAAATAGGTAGGAATATAATTAACTTATAAATGGTGGATGGGATTGAATAATGACGTAATCATGACTGGAGCAAATGGACCAGCATTTTTGCATCTTGCTGCAAAATGAGATGGGTCTTGTAGGCAAAGCCTTGTAATGATAAATTAAAGTGGGTGGTGAAGTGATTCTTTATGCATAAGTTTATTATATGTTTCATTTAAGGATCAGCAGGGATTACTTTATAGGATGACTCCAGTAACAAAGCAGTTTGTTGACATGTCCTGTACTTAGACTTATGTTCCTAATCTCTGACTAATGACATCTCTTTGTCTAGTaccttgctgtgtttctttttggCTACAGTGTCAGATGTGGAAATAGAAGTTCAAAGTTGAGGCACAAGCTGTTAAGTGCatggaagatgaaaagaaacatgaaaattaaactataactaaatatatatatctgcATGCTACATATGCTAAGTATCTGCATGGCTGTGTAGAAGAACAGGGCAAGCCCTAGTGGGACTGAACAGTTTCAGATGGTATCTGTTTCTCTCATAAGATACCCTGTGAGCAAATTTCTTGGGTTTAGCCAAAGTAAGGGTCCTGAGTGAAATTACCTAGAATTCTGCTAACTGGAGAATAAATGAGATCCCTTATTGCTTTTTATCACATCAGTTGTATCATGGAGGCTGACCCAAAATCCTACAGTATGGATCCTTGCTTCTGTGGTGTGGCGGTACTGCAGTTCTGACTCATGTACAGAACTGAAATAGAGAACAGCAATCAGGTTTATCAGACATCTTAAGTTAGTAGAACCCTCCACTCTTCTTTACTGAAGtgctttccacagaaaaacaaagctaagCTGTAGCTGTCTCCATATATTCTAGTGACATTCAACTTGGAAGCTCTTCTGTTAAGAGTCTTTTGAAGTGCAGCCTTATGTGGTGACAGAAATCTGCAAACCTGCTAATTTTGGCAGTGCTATGTAGTTATAGAAGACACTGTAGAAGTTGTAAGTCTAGGTTGTAGGTTGAGACTTAACTGAAAGAGCAATATTAAACAAGTTACTGGAAGCTATGCTAACATTTGACTTTTTGCGTCCCTTCTCCAGAGGCAAGCGCAAAAACATGTGATGGTGTACAGTGTGCCTTTGAAGAACTTGTTGAAAAAATCATTCAGACTCCTGGACTGTGGGAGAGTGAGAGCCAAAACAGAGGTGTAAAGTTATCAAACAAGGAAGAAGGatatggaggaggaggagcatgTGGTGGATATTGTTCTATGTTATAAACTTTGGGAAGCTTATTCTTTGCATATTTAAACAGATAGTGACATCTTTCTGTACATAAATTcattaaatgctatttttaggGACCTTGCAGTTTGCACATATTTGTTTTGTATCATGACAGTGAACACTTGTAGGAAAAATGTTCTGCAGCTTTCCcagtttgaaaatgttatgGTAAGCATGCCCAATTTGCAATCTTCAGGTTTTTACAAGTAGCATAAATTATGTGCAAGAACAAATGCACTAAAAATTTTACAGCTGTATACATTCATCATGTAACTATTCTAAACAAATCCATCTAACAGAAACACAttactgcattttctgctgttcgtctcatttttaaatactcttgAAATTATAGAACTATATAGTGTGCACAGATCTTGAAAACAGTGTGAGCTATAAATGTTACATTTCATCTCTTCtagtaaatgctttttttatggTATTAAAAACAGCAAGATTATACAGTTCTTAGACAAATCTGCtaaatttttgtctttcagcagagctgtctAAAATACAAATTGGCACAGGCCATAGTTGGTATCAGCACCTTCTTGAAGAGATGCTTTGAAAGCTTCCTTTGCAAAGCTGGGGGACgcccattttttctttttaatcatcaCTTCAGTTGATGGCTTAACTGGAGTTTTAATCCTGTGATATTTATATACTAAATTTGTTGTACTCTTGCACTCTAGGTTTTTATGATGTGGTCTACTCTAGACTTGCTGTAGAAAGTCATCATTATTGGCAAGGGGTCTGAATGACATCTTTGTTCTTTCATTGTGAATCAATTTGCCACACTTCAGTACGGATGCCTAATTTTCCTAAATGTTTGTAATATAACTTTATCTCAAACTGTAGCTCACTGTGGCTGTGAAGATCTCTATCACATGTCTGCTTTGTGCGGCTACttgttcagaaataaaacttcctgTCACAGACACTAAATGGGAAGCTATAGGGCTTCTTGAACTCTGTATGGAAAAATACTATTGCAATGAGTATTCACTTGAATTTACTGTATCAAAGCCAATGGTTTGTTTCAGAAGACTTGTATAGactaataaattttttttccacagtattcAACTTTTGTAACCTCTTCCTATTGTAGACTTGTATATTTTCTAGCACATACAGTTTAAACAAGGTCACTTCTTATGgacaaattatttctgatttctgaagGACAAGACAAGGATGCTgtgttgtgtgggttttgttttttttttttaaataatcactATAGTGCAATCGGTAACTGAACTCTTGGGCAGTTTCTTGTAAATATAGTGAATGACAGTACCTTTTATTACTGCAAGGTTTTGTGTAAATGTCAGCATACATGATCTGTATTTTGCAGCAGGTCTTGGCTGCTTCTGTTAAAATACACTTTATTCTTCACAAGGAAACCttgttttctattctgttttaCACTTGTTAGAAAACAATACCAAAAACTGAAGACTTAACCATGCTAGTTGTTTTTACCAAATATTGTATCTATAGTATTGTTAATGTAGTAGgataatttaaatatgtaaagtaattaacattaaatatacatacatagtGTATTAAAATGTTAGATTTGTATTACTGTTTCATGCAGAATATGTGGGCTGAGCAAATCTTGTTTGTTAGCATTGAGGTCGaaggattttggtttttgtagCCTAGTGTAGAGGAAACTTCTAGGAGCATTAAAACTCTGAAtaacttaattattttagtattatttcagtaatattGGGCAAGTATCATAATGCTGGCAGATGCctgtaatttatttccataCCTATTTTCCCCCTAGTCTGGGTGCATCCCTATGTTGAGAAGAgacttaattttcagtttctcacaaAAGGTCCTTTTATCACAGGACCTGGATTCATCTTTCATTCTGCCTTTGCCAGATCTGATAGCTCTTGTCAAAGGGAGGAACTGCAGGGCACTCTGAATAGTGGGTATTGTTCTGCAAAAGAATCAAGTCATTTgctccttctttccctgcaaAATTTTTCTGGGGGGAGGAGTATTCTGAAACAACATATTCAGTGAGAGTGAGAGCAGTTAGctatttatttatgttaaaaagcagatgttttctaaTTGACTTGCAGCTAGCTTTTCTATCTTCATCTTTTAAGCGTGTTTGGTTATGTCCCTGAGGAATATCTTTTCCTAGAGTCTCACCTCCTTTCCTCGTTGCTCTGTCAAGAAGCTGTGTACTGGAAGGGTGGGTTCCTGTGCTTCCAGTATTTCTTAGAGCAAATTTAGCATCAATTAATCTTACTCTGCTACacgtttttcttctttgctctccttttttttttttttttttttccttgaggggggggggggggggcagggtgggCTGCCATCTTTCAAATAAGACTGTTCCCTTACTTACAAagttgtttttcccctttgcacGTCAGAATTGTATCACCATTATCTCCAAGTGCACTTTCACTGTTGTAGCTTAATGCAAGCACCATATCTGAAACTATTGCAAGCTGTATCACAACCTCTGCTTAATACTGGTTTAAGCCTATGTCTTCGTGGAATATTGAGTATTGCAGTCAGAGAAGTATGCACAAGAGATCCTTTGGTCTATCTCCATAGGTAGCTGAGGGATAATGGAAGTAGCTATTGTTTGCTCTTCATCAGGTAATGAGAATGTGTCCATTTCCATGGCAGATAGTTCTATAAGAAGATACTAAACCAGAATGAGGTAACAGAAATCTTACATGATCATGAAAGACAGTTAAAACTGAAGTTGTTTCCAGTTCATTTACTCTGTTGTCAAAAATACTGACTAGCAGTTAAGTACTTGTGGATGGCAGAGGTTTTCTGTAGTCTTTACACTAGCCTGGAAGAATATGGCACAGCAGTTGCATCCTCTTGAACTTACACTTGAGAATGATACTAAGTGTTGTCATGGTTTTGTCTTGATTTCTTCTTCTACTCTTAAAAAGGGAGCTGGGACAGGCTTCATCACTTTTCCTGTTCTCCTACTGCAATAATGAGATCAACAGCTCGCTCAAAGTAAGtcttaacaaaatgaaaatgcaagttCAGTAAGTCCACAAGCAATACCAATGACTGTCAGCAACCGTGGCAGAACTTCCAGAAACAGTGGTGTTCTTGCTGCCATCACATACCACAGTGGTAACTGCTCTTTATGCTTCATTTTGTTCCCTTGTTTGCCAGTAACCTGATACACAGTGAACTACAATAATGCTTGTAATCTTGCCCCATAGTTTAGTGTAATAATTCTATGTTTTGAGGCTGAactggctgcatttttttcaaacacttgcAAAACTTGGGTAGCCTGTGTTGTGATCAGCACAAGTTACTGCTATTTAGCTACTGGAGGATTGATATAAATGTTCAAGGTGCTGCATCCAGCCCATATGTGCTATCTTGTTCAAAGCTGCTGTAGTTTCAGTGTCTTGCTGTCCTTCATGAAGGTGTCAGTAAGCAACATTAATATGAGCAGGGCTTTTTCATGTTGCCAGACAAACCACTGCATGGTTTTCAGAGCTAGTTGAGCCTTCAAGGGCAAAATACAAGGTGTTTTTCCTGGTCACTTTCCAACAACATTAGCTtttgggaaaaaagagagaagctcTCCATTAAAACTATTCCAAGTTTTGTAAGGTTTCCACATACCTTGCTCCTGAGTACCTGTGGCaccttaattaaaaattgatgaAGGGTTATACAGGCAAAGAACTGTGAAGGTGTGTTTCCAAACTCCTGTGTGCTTACATACTATGGCTGACTTGAATGCAAGAGTAAGaactttttccttgtccttgTGCCTGAGTAACAGCTGGTCCTTTCTGTTGGAATTAAAATGGTCATGGtgattaaggattttttttttttcctcatgttacTAGTTTCTGTAGCATCTATGCACGTTTTATGTGCAATGATAGCAAAATGCATAGTGAAGATCTAGAACTCTTGGGCTGTAGTTCTTTAGAAGCTTAAAAGTCCCCTCAGAAGCAgccttaaaataaaagtgtCAAATCACGAATGGAAGGAAACTTTTCTAGTGTTTCCTATGTATGATCAGCTCTGAATTTACTTGGTTCTGGGAACAAGTCTGGTTGGATCCTTTTGACAGAAGTGCTTGGTTCCCAGTTCTTAATGCTTGTCAGGCTGGACTTTCTGATCTGAGGAGTGTGGCTGTGAAGATGGTCTTGACAGCATGAAACTTGTTCTTTAAGATAGCTAGATCTGGAGCTTCTCATTACTACATAAGATTAGGAGCAAAGCTGTAAACTGGGGTTCAGGGAAGAGCAGTAGCAGCCATCCAAACTGTGAAGGCAGTTTTAGTAATATATAATACATTTactgtatattatatatacaaaatataaaatatataatacaCAATGCAGTAAGCATATGGAATATAATTATCAAACATACTTGTTATTAATATACTTCATTAAAAGATATAATCAATATATAAAcataatatgtaaatattttatactggTTAGAGATTATGTATCATCTCTGACCTTCAGCTTCAAacataatgaattattttaattcaggGTAGGTATGACAAAGGTACAAATCCTGTGGGCAGGTGTCATCCAGAACAGAAGGAAGGATGCCTATGGAAGCAAGAGTTGAGCTTTATATACTGATAAAGCATGAGCTTGGTATGAAATCAAAGCTGAAGTTCCAGATTAATTGGGTACTCAGGGTGCAGAGGTCAGAGATCATATCTGCCTAGATGTGATTTGACTTAGATTTTTCTCCTGGACAGTATGCCAGacacagaatggttgaggttggacGGGggctctggaggtcatctggtctaacccccctgctcaagcagggacacctaCAGCCGGTTGCACAGGACGATGCCCAGACGGcttctgagtatctccaaggatggagactcaacaacctccctgggcaaacTGTGCCAGCGCTCAGCCAcccctcacagtgaaaaagtgtttcctgatacTCAGCTGGAGTTTGGGCTGAGGCTAAAGCTCCCTGCCCtccacctgctggcaatgctcctTCCTTGTGCAGGCCAGGGAGACTGTTGGCTGCCTTGTTGCAAGGGCGCTTTGCTGGCTCAGGTTCACTTGGTGTCTACtaggacccccaggtccttttctgccaagctgctttccagcaaggTGACCCGCCAGCAcgtactggtgcctggggttgttcctccccaggggccGGACTTGGCACTTCCCCTCGTTGGGCTTCACAAGGTTCTTGTCAGCCCTTAAAAGGGAGCTCGTCCCTGGGTGGGCTCGAACCACCAACCTTTCGGTTAACAGCCGAACGCGCTAACCGATTGCGCCACAGAGACTGATatataagcatttttcttcagaagagctgaatttcttcctaatcATGTTTGATAACTGCTAATGGTGGTGATTGTATGTGTTGGACACCGACAAACCAGTACTGCTGGCACATCGCTGCAACAAACCTGGTGTGTTACTGTGTCAGAATATtgtgagatgggggagagaaatgCTATTACCTCGGCTGTGGGGTGTGAAAGATGAGATTCTTTTGATGTGAAGAAGTAACTATTCCTCACCACTTACCTCCCTCAGGAGAGGAGGGCTTGGGGCCATGTTGCGCTAGGCCATCTGCTAGTATTTCAGAGGTGGGTTAACAGCACCGTTTCTCTAGCCAAAGCTACAGAAAGGCCCTGCGGTACCTGTGTGCTTTTTGTGCACGTGGGCATGGCTGTAAGAAGTCTGAAAACCTGTGTGGCTGTGAACGTTAAtgcaattaaagcaaaacacaggtACACTTCAGAACATGGATTAAGAGACATCCAAGATGCTGACTGCAGGATTCTTACTGCATCTGGGAACGGGGGGTTGGAGACAAGATAGCTCTTGGGCAGGTCTTAACAAACAGTGAAGATTTCATgctaaaactttcatttttatttttttaagtttcatagGTGTACAACCTCAAAGAAAGCACTGATAACTTCAGTTTGTAGTGGGCatatgtatttttcactgtCACTCACCAGCCAGGAAAAGAGGGAACCTTTCACT of Aquila chrysaetos chrysaetos chromosome 3, bAquChr1.4, whole genome shotgun sequence contains these proteins:
- the RAB18 gene encoding ras-related protein Rab-18 — protein: MDEDVLTTLKILIIGESGVGKSSLLLRFTDDTFDPELAATIGVDFKVKTISVDGNKAKLAIWDTAGQERFRTLTPSYYRGAQGVILVYDVTRRDTFVKLDNWLNELETYCTRNDIVKMLVGNKIDKENREVDRNEGLKFARKHSMLFIEASAKTCDGVQCAFEELVEKIIQTPGLWESESQNRGVKLSNKEEGYGGGGACGGYCSML